A genomic stretch from Asterias rubens chromosome 7, eAstRub1.3, whole genome shotgun sequence includes:
- the LOC117292259 gene encoding heparan sulfate glucosamine 3-O-sulfotransferase 6-like: MSTTTDSLQNVGWRFRRKALILAALGLIAFTAYSMSSFGDKASDAEVITTNSHNKAFQAEGNGITGTVGTRLQKTRLRLVAKPVDRQLVRAQSLEDSPTEEDLSSSSSSDGTEDYEEDEEKETPPLRLEGEQKRRLPKAIIIGIKKGGTRALLEFLRGNPQVVVSGKELHFFDRHFDRGMDWYRKAMPYSYPSQITMEKTPSYFVSDEAPVRIKRSLGQDTKFLVVFRNPVLRAVSDHAQSLSKGKNTPFEEKAMLNYNSCKVDSRWSAIQIGLYAQYLENWLKYFPLKQFLFVNGENLVKTPGREMEKVQEFLQIRKTITEKSFVFNATKGFPCLKVVGEKDVKCLGENKGRPHQRVDTRVLHCLEEFFRPHNEKFYKMTGINFHWDDETISKHARL, translated from the exons ATGTCCACCACTACAGACAGCCTTCAAAATGTCGGATGGCGCTTTCGGAGGAAAGCCCTCATCCTCGCTGCGTTGGGCCTAATCGCCTTCACGGCCTACTCGATGAGCTCCTTTGGTGACAAGGCGAGTGACGCCGAGGTCATCACAACAAACTCTCACAACAAGGCATTCCAGGCGGAGGGAAACGGAATTACGGGTACTGTTGGGACAAGGCTGCAAAAAACGCGGCTGCGATTAGTAGCCAAGCCTGTTGATCGACAGCTTGTTCGGGCGCAGTCCCTCGAGGACAGCCCCACTGAGGAGGACCTCAGCAGCTCCTCGAGTAGCGACGGTACCGAGGATTATGAGGAGGACGAGGAGAAGGAAACTCCGCCCCTAAGACTGGAGGGCGAGCAGAAGAGGCGGCTTCCAAAGGCTATCATTATTGGGATTAAGAAAGGTGGAACCAGGGCCCTCCTTGAGTTCCTCCGGGGAAACCCTCAGGTGGTGGTAAGCGGGAAGGAGCTGCACTTCTTTGATCGACACTTTGACAGAGGCATGGATTGGTACAG AAAAGCAATGCCGTACTCTTACCCGAGTCAGATCACCATGGAGAAAACCCCTTCCTACTTTGTCAGCGATGAGGCACCAGTCCGTATCAAACGCAGCTTAGGACAGGACACCAAATTCCTGGTGGTCTTCCGCAACCCCGTCCTACGAGCGGTCTCCGATCACGCCCAGTCCCTCAGCAAAGGTAAGAATACGCCGTTCGAGGAGAAGGCCATGCTGAACTACAATAGCTGCAAGGTAGACAGCAGATGGAGTGCAATACAAATCGGCCTTTATGCCCAGTATCTGGAGAACTGGCTCAAGTATTTCCCACTCAAACAATTTCTGTTTGTGAACGGAGAGAACCTGGTGAAGACCCCTGGACGAGAGATGGAGAAGGTCCAAGAGTTCCTGCAGATCCGGAAAACCATCACCGAGAAATCATTTGTCTTCAACGCGACAAAGGGATTCCCATGCTTGAAGGTGGTCGGGGAGAAAGACGTGAAGTGTCTCGGGGAGAacaaagggcgccctcaccaGAGGGTTGATACACGTGTCTTGCATTGCCTGGAAGAGTTTTTCAGACCGCACAATGAGAAATTCTACAAAATGACGGGAATCAACTTCCATTGGGACGACGAAACGATTTCAAAACATGCAAGGTTATGA